CTCGCCTGAAGGCCTGCCGCAATCACCGGAATGAATGAGGCCGGAAGCCCGCCGGCAATCGCTTGGAACGTCGCCAGGGGCACAACGGCCTGCTGGGTGAAAGGCAGTCCGCTGAAGCCGTCGATAGGAGATGGGGCGAAGATATGCGAATAACGATAGGCGAAGATATTCTTCACTGACAGCCGGTCGTTGAGCACGAGCGTGCTCGTCAGACTATGGCCGTAGGTCTTCTGGTCGGATGGAATAACCCAACTGTTGTTTACGACCGAGGGTCGCTTTCCGTCAGCCGCGATATTGACCGGAGTGCTTTGACTGGTGAGAAGCGCATTGGTCAGTGGGCCGAGCAGCGCGCCAATTCCAGGCGCCGCCGCATTGATGCCGACGAGTCCAGTGCCTTCCGGCGTTCCCTCCTCGCGGCTGTAGTCGAACTTGTAGACGGTCTTGAAGCTATCGCTCGGCTCGAACTTCACGGCGGCGAAATAGGAATCGGACTTCCTAGTGCCGAGCCAATCAGGCGAACGACCGACACCCAATCCAGCCACCGTACGATCCCAGATCGCGCCTGCGCCAGCATTGCGGATGTCGCCGCGCTTATAGTTGTGAACGAACGTGCCATAGGCGCTAAACGGTCCGATTTGCGGCGTGTCGACGCTCAAACGCATGCGATATTGATCATAATTGCCCACGGTGAAGGCAGCCTTCACCCCGACCTCGCCGCTGGGGTCACGTGTCGAGATGCTGACAGCGCCAGCCGTTGCGTTGCGACCGAACAGAGTGCCCTGCGGCCCGCGCAGCATTTCGATACGCTCGACATCGGGAAGATCGAAAATACCGCCGCGGCCCGAACCGATGTAGACCCCGTCGATATAGATCGACACCTGCTTGTCCGATCCGGGCACGACGCCATAGCTAATCGCGCCGCGGATCGAGAACGACGGCACCTGCGAACCGCCAGCCGCTGTGCGTACGATCACGCCCGGCGCAAGACCTGATAGATCGGAAACGCTGCTGACGCGATTGACCTCGAGCGTGTTCCCTGTGAGCGCAGTGACGGCGATTGGCACATCTTGGAGGCTCTGCTCACGCTTCTGCGCGGTGACGACGATTTCTTCGAGTCCACCGCTGTCGCTCGCGGCCTGGGCGTGGGCGGCGCTAGCCAACAGGCCGCTTGTCACCAAGGCTGAGGTCAACAGCAGGCCGGTATGAAAACTGTGCGGTTTAACCATTAGTCTCTCCCCTGATTGTATGGCGCAGCCTTCAAGAGCGTGCGTTCGGTAGTGAGTGGCTCGAATCGCTTCGAGCGGCTCAGAAAACTAATTCCTAACGACCGTTAGCCTAAAGCATGCGATATTCAAATGCACCTTATGAAATGCAATGTGCATCAAGCAAGCTTTTGAGTTGGTCTGTGACTTTGTGGCCACACGAAGCGCTGCGCAGATGGGTGCCGCCCGGCGGGGCGACTATGAAGATGATCGACCCGGTGTGCGGTTATGGGGACAACGTCAGTATGGCATCGAGCGCAGCTCGCTTCCGCAAGTGCGACGTTGCCGACTCTCGCGCCACACCCTCTACTGACCGCTTGCCGAGCTCCGGTGGCTTCTTGTGGTTGGTGATTACCCTGGCACTACCAATGGCTTCGCATAGGCGAACAGAATCGCCGATAACAGTGATGCCACCAC
The window above is part of the Novosphingobium sp. G106 genome. Proteins encoded here:
- a CDS encoding TonB-dependent receptor — its product is MVKPHSFHTGLLLTSALVTSGLLASAAHAQAASDSGGLEEIVVTAQKREQSLQDVPIAVTALTGNTLEVNRVSSVSDLSGLAPGVIVRTAAGGSQVPSFSIRGAISYGVVPGSDKQVSIYIDGVYIGSGRGGIFDLPDVERIEMLRGPQGTLFGRNATAGAVSISTRDPSGEVGVKAAFTVGNYDQYRMRLSVDTPQIGPFSAYGTFVHNYKRGDIRNAGAGAIWDRTVAGLGVGRSPDWLGTRKSDSYFAAVKFEPSDSFKTVYKFDYSREEGTPEGTGLVGINAAAPGIGALLGPLTNALLTSQSTPVNIAADGKRPSVVNNSWVIPSDQKTYGHSLTSTLVLNDRLSVKNIFAYRYSHIFAPSPIDGFSGLPFTQQAVVPLATFQAIAGGLPASFIPVIAAGLQARVGQPFVALGVQAESYIKQWSDEVQINYDSDLFTLTAGGIWYHSNERNGALNIPGTTSFSVVPNGVITGSQAVNYNKATSLAGYAQLEIHVTPQLDLIGGARITYDHKTGQLVAGPANARISFPPFDYKKTKPNYLVGVNYKPSDDILLYGKFSTAFVSGGSVSGLEFLPETATSWEAGIKADILDKRLRTNLSLFHVVYKNLQTAQSGGNFPALFPTPPFPIGFSNTVGTIVVPQGGPVKAQGFEFEATAAPAHGLTIGGSLSYTDTKFEAVNPVLIAQNRGDYQPALRAKWTGGLWGQFETEPLVGDTTLLLRADGNWHSSFWLAQNRVERDSAVCRHPTGRSELDCKRPRCP